Proteins co-encoded in one Nicotiana sylvestris chromosome 7, ASM39365v2, whole genome shotgun sequence genomic window:
- the LOC138874059 gene encoding uncharacterized protein — protein MLGTYTTKEAQMQQHLEKVRDLIRQFQTWKVTQIPRDENVEADALANLSSAADVASNENASVIHLFHSVLDPDKNETCRVATSGHCTVAIYEMGDGYRGSTITSKMTVEIGEPSTRFTQTSEESNNEEMRINIDLLKGKREAALIRMAAQKQVIERYYNRNTRLRFFKIRDFVLKKGFQSMKAANAGKLSPAWEGPYMIHDIAGKRAYELDTMDGKILLSHWNVVHLKRYYF, from the exons atgctggggacttataccaCCAAGGAAGCACAAATGCAACAGCATTTAGAGAAGGTACGGGATCTAATcaggcaattccaaacttggaaggttACGCAAATACCAAGAGATGAAAATGTTGAGGCGGATGCCTTAGCTAATCTCTCATCTgcagcagacgtggcaagcaatgaaaatgcttctgtaatacatttgtttcattcagtgctcgatccagataaaaatgag acctgcagagTTGCTACATCCGGTCACTGcaccgtggccatttatgaaatgggggatggatatcgtgggtccactatCACAAGCAAAATGACAG ttgagataggagagccaagTACAAGATTTACACAAACATCAGAAGAGTCTAATAACGAAGAAATGCGCATAAATATTGATCTACTTAAAGGAAAAAGGGAAGCTGCactgataagaatggcagcacaaaagcaggtcatagaacgatactacaaccGAAATACACGCCTAAGATTCTTCAAAATTAgggacttcgtgctcaaaaaggGTTTTCAATCTATGAAGGCAGCTAATGCAGGGAAATTAAGTCCagcatgggaaggaccctatatgATTCATGATATTGCAGGCAAAAGAGCATACGAGCTGGacacaatggatggcaagatactactttcacattggaatgttgttcaccttaagagatactatttctaa